One Salmo trutta chromosome 26, fSalTru1.1, whole genome shotgun sequence DNA window includes the following coding sequences:
- the LOC115163931 gene encoding proline-rich protein 2-like produces the protein MPYSNFFQITIKVRRPQQAPGQAAPSPADPGQAAPSPSRPRGKQLPPPADPGASSSLPQQTPGQAAPSPSRPRGKQLPPPAGPRASSFLPQQAPGQAAPSPSRPRGKQLPPPADPGASSSLPQQTPGQAAPSPSRPQGKQLPPPADPGASSSLPQQTPGQAAPSPSRPQGKQLLSPPSRPQGKQLPPPAGPRASSSSPPQQTPGLAAPPQQTPGQAAPSPSRPQGKQLLSPPAGPRASSSLPQQAPGQAAPLPPSRPQGKQPLSPQQTPGQAAPLPPQQTPGQAAPLPTADLRASSPSPPQQTPGWQIG, from the exons ATGCCCTACTCCAATTTCTTCCAGATCACCATTAAAGTGAGACGACCCCAGCAGGCCCCAGGGCAAGCAGCTCCCTCCCCAGCAGACCCCGGGCAAGCAGCTCCCTCCCCCAGCAGACCCCGGGGCAAGCAGCTCCCTCCCCCAGCAGACCCCGGGGCAAGCAGCTCCCTCCCCCAGCAGACCCCGGGGCAAGCAGCTCCCTCCCCCAGCAGGCCCCGGGGCAAGCAGCTCCCTCCCCCAGCAGGCCCCAGGGCAAGCAGCTTCCTCCCCCAGCAGGCCCCAGGGCAAGCAGCTCCCTCCCCCAGCAGACCCCGGGGCAAGCAGCTCCCTCCCCCAGCAGACCCCGGGGCAAGCAGCTCCCTCCCCCAGCAGACCCCGGGGCAAGCAGCTCCCTCCCCCAGCAGACCCCAGGGCAAGCAGCTCCCTCCCCCAGCAGACCCCGGGGCAAGCAGCTCCCTCCCCCAGCAGACCCCGGGGCAAGCAGCTCCCTCCCCCAGCAGGCCCCAGGGCAAGCAGCTCCTCTCCCCCCCCAGCAGACCCCAGGGCAAGCAGCTCCCTCCCCCAGCAGGCCCCAGGGCAAGCAGCTCCTCTCCCCCCCAGCAGACACCAGGGCTAGCAGCTCCCCCCCAGCAGACCCCAGGGCAAGCAGCTCCCTCCCCCAGCAGGCCCCAGGGCAAGCAGCTCCTCTCCCCCCCAGCAGGCCCCAGGGCAAGCAGCTCCCTCCCCCAGCAGGCCCCAGGGCAAGCAGCTCCTCTCCCCCCCAGCAGACCCCAGGGCAAgcagcccctctccccacagcaGACCCCAGGGCAAGCAGCCCCTCTCCCCCCACAGCAGACCCCAGGGCAAGCAGCTCCTCTCCCCACAGCAGACCTCAGGGCAAGCAGCCCCTCTCCCCCCCAGCAGACCCCAGG GTGGCAGATTGGTTAG